From one Variovorax sp. PBL-H6 genomic stretch:
- a CDS encoding GntR family transcriptional regulator, translated as MSELPQSLHAQLRDALRARILDGELEPGAKLPSESELTAAHGVSRITVRQALSALQAEGLIVKLHGKGAFVSHSKASQSLNRLQGLNEALSLEQHAVSSKRLAWREVKAPASVARQLQLPAGEVVYHLQTLRYLDREPLSVNSSWLPRFLGERLARVDFSQRDLIEVFEHEGGLDIGEAQLEIGAGLAKPQEAKLLQLKPGAPVLQVERLLHLSGGGPVHVEVAVYRADTFRYKLSLRR; from the coding sequence ATGTCTGAGCTTCCTCAGTCCTTGCACGCGCAGCTTCGCGACGCGCTGCGCGCGCGCATCCTCGACGGCGAACTCGAACCGGGGGCCAAGCTGCCTTCCGAATCAGAACTGACGGCGGCGCACGGCGTCAGCCGCATTACCGTGCGGCAGGCGCTGAGTGCGCTCCAGGCCGAGGGCCTGATCGTCAAGCTGCACGGGAAAGGGGCATTCGTGTCCCATTCGAAGGCATCCCAGAGTCTCAACCGGCTGCAGGGACTGAACGAGGCGCTGTCGCTTGAACAGCACGCAGTCAGCAGCAAGCGGCTCGCATGGCGCGAAGTGAAGGCGCCCGCCTCGGTGGCACGACAGCTGCAATTGCCGGCCGGCGAGGTGGTGTACCACCTGCAGACGCTGCGCTACCTGGACCGCGAGCCGCTCTCGGTGAACAGTTCCTGGCTGCCGCGCTTCCTGGGGGAACGGCTGGCGCGCGTCGATTTCTCGCAGCGCGACCTCATCGAGGTCTTCGAGCACGAGGGCGGGCTCGACATCGGCGAGGCACAGCTCGAAATCGGAGCCGGCCTGGCGAAGCCGCAGGAGGCGAAGCTGTTGCAGCTCAAGCCTGGGGCGCCGGTGTTGCAGGTGGAGCGGCTGCTGCACCTGTCCGGCGGCGGCCCGGTCCATGTGGAGGTCGCGGTCTACCGTGCCGACACCTTCCGCTACAAGCTCAGCCTCCGGCGCTGA